In Felis catus isolate Fca126 chromosome C2, F.catus_Fca126_mat1.0, whole genome shotgun sequence, a single window of DNA contains:
- the VWA5B2 gene encoding von Willebrand factor A domain-containing protein 5B2 isoform X1, producing MPGLYCPSSWTPLPLTDSWVRACANGPCLSLRARLTYHNPQPQPVDGVFVYPLAEAEVVSGFEAEAAGRRVSFQLQSRRRSQAACCRALGPGLGASTPRRCAQGHLVLDLAQARSTLVLPTGLINAAGTMTVTLRSSRELPSRPDGVLHVALPSVLTPLASPGPPGPPRPPGLCDDRLGLCPTSCFGVGSPQEEGLAWEEPAAPPDVFSGPARCPAPYTFSFEMLVTGPCLLAGLESPSHALRADAPPHASSAATICVTLAEGHHCDRSLEILLHPSEPHQPHLMLEAGSLSSAEYEAQVRARRDFQRLQRRDSDGDRQVWFLQRRFHKDILLNPVLVLSFCPDLSSKPGNLGTATRELLFLLDGSSIAHKDAIVLAVKSLPPQTLINLAMFGTSVRPLFPESRPCSDDTVRLLCENIETLQAESGPPDVLAALNWAMGQPQHKARPRQLFLLTAASPVAAATHQTLELMRWHRGAARCFSFGLGPACHQLLQGLSALSRGQAYFPRPGERLQPMLVQALRKALEPALSDISVDWFVPDAVEALLTPREIPALYPGDQLLGYCSLFRVDGFRSRAPGGQEPGWQSLGGSVFPSPEEAPSATSPGTEPTGTSEPLGTGTVSAELSSLWAAGDSEQTGTEALTDPVTDPGPNPSSDTAIWRRIFQSSYIREQYVLTHCSASPEPGPGSTGSSESPGSQGPGSPEGTAPLHPPSQQGCRSLAWGEPAGSHSCPLPLPPMAPVKPGALSAEVLGRRRRAALAGRSLSSPPGQVNPVPGRLWHPSLGIAPDGPGPESGQQLGQGLDDSGNLLSPAPMDWDMLMEPPFLFTAMPHNGESASPAVELPPQAPRCHVVIRALCGEQPMCWEVGVGLETLWGPSDGSLPPSPPQRESAWDQALHRLTAASVVRDNEQLALRGGAEAMADQGHARRSWLRALQTSKVSSAPSCFTCPVAVDATTREVLPSALQVRSSELAEPPSTSASQGQLDATPLPTAVHAKGLQGGSVVGGWNPDQNGNSKSVTRSPHRLPPQPPSRLSLGGGRAKGSDSHRPCSTNRGQAGDSNSKGSDHDYLPLVRLQEAPGSFRLDAPFCAAVHIPRERLCRASPFAAHRASLSPTSASSPWALLGPGVGQGDSATASCSPSPSSGSEGPGQVDSGRGSDTEASEGAEGPRGADLRGRTWATAVALAWLEHRCAAAFGEWELAAAKADCWLRAQHLPDGLDLAALKAAARGLFLLLRHWDQNLQLHLLCYSPANM from the exons GTCATCTTGTGTTGGATCTGGCCCAGGCCCGGTCCACACTGGTGCTGCCCACAGGCCTCATCAACGCGGCCGGCACCATGACAGTGACCCTGCGCAGCAGCCGGGAGTTGCCCTCAAGGCCTGATGGGGTGCTGCACGTGGCTCTGCCCTCTGTGCTCACCCCACTGGCCTCACCAGGCCCACCGGGGCCCCCCAGGCCTCCGGGGCTCTGTGACGACAGGTTGGGCCTATG CCCTACCAGCTGCTTCGGGGTGGGCAGCCCTCAGGAGGAAGGGCTGGCCTGGGAGGAGCCAGCGGCCCCTCCGGATGTGTTCTCAGGCCCTGCCCGCTGCCCTGCCCCGTACACCTTCTCCTTCGAGATGCTGGTCACTGGGCCATGCCTGCTAGCAG gccTGGAGAGCCCTTCTCATGCTCTGCGGGCAGATGCCCCACCTCATGCCAGCTCCGCAGCCACCATCTGTGTCACATTAGCAGAGGGCCACCACTGTGACCGGTCATTGGAGATCCTGCTGCACCCCAGTG AGCCCCACCAGCCACACCTGATGCTAGAGGCCGGCAGCCTGAGCTCAGCAGAATATGAGGCCCAGGTGAGGGCCCGCCGGGACTTCCAGAGGCTACAGCGAAGGGACAGTGATGGGGACCGGCAG GTGTGGTTCCTGCAACGACGCTTCCACAAGGACATCCTGTTAAACCCCGTGCTGGTGCTGAGCTTCTGCCCGGACCTGAGCTCTAAGCCTGGAAACCTGGGCACAGCCACACGGGAGCTTCTCTTCCTGCTGGATGGCAGCAGCATAGCGCACAAG gATGCCATTGTTTTGGCTGTGAAGTCACTGCCACCACAAACGCTCATCAACCTGGCCATGTTTGGCACGTCGGTGCGGCCCCTCTTCCCAGAGAGCCGGCCTTGCAGTGAT GACACTGTGCGGCTGCTCTGTGAGAACATTGAGACCCTGCAGGCTGAGAGTGGTCCCCCAGATGTGCTGGCTGCCCTGAACTGGGCCATGGGGCAGCCCCAGCACAAGGCCCGCCCTCGGCAGCTCTTCCTCCTGACTGCTGCCTCGCCCGTGGCCGCTGCTACCCATCAAACCCTGGAGCTCATGAGGTGGCACAGGGGGGCAGCCAG GTGCTTCTCCTTTGGGCTGGGGCCTGCCTGCCACCAGCTGCTCCAGGGGCTGTCTGCCCTCAGCAGGGGCCAGGCCTACTTCCCAAGGCCTGGGGAGAGGCTGCAGCCCATG CTGGTGCAGGCTCTCCGGAAggcactggagcctgctttgagtgaCATCTCTGTGGACTGGTTTGTGCCTGATGCGGTGGAGGCACTGCTGACCCCCCGGGAGATCCCAGCACTCTACCCTGGGGACCAGCTGCTCGGTTACTGCTCACTCTTCAGGGTGGATGGCTTCCGGTCCCGTGCCCCAGGG GGCCAAGAACCCGGCTGGCAGAGCTTGGGAGGCTCCGTGTTCCCATCCCCAGAGGAGGCACCATCTGCCACCAGTCCTGGCACTGAGCCCACTGGCACCTCGGAGCCGTTAGGAACGGGCACTGTGTCAGCAGAGCTGTCCAGCCTGTGGGCTGCTGGGGACTCAGAGCAGA CAGGTACTGAGGCTTTGACAGACCCAGTCACAGACCCTGGACCCAATCCCTCCTCTGACACAGCCATATGGCGCCGCATCTTCCAGTCATCGTACATCCGGGAGCAGTATGTGCTCACTCACTGctctgccagcccagagccaggtCCAGGCTCCACAGGCAGCAGCGAGTCCCCTGGCTCCCAGGGCCCTGGCTCCCCTGAGGGCACTGCTCCCCTGCATCCCCCTTCTCAGCAGGGCTGCCGCAGCCTGGCCTGGGGAGAACCTGCAGGCTCCcactcctgccccctgcctctaCCCCCAATGGCTCCAGTCAAG CCTGGGGCCTTGAGTGCTGAGGTGCTGGGTCGTCGACGCAGAGCAGCTCTGGCTGGCCGGAGCCTCTCATCTCCCCCAGGCCAGGTGAACCCAGTCCCTGGCCGTCTCTGGCACCCCTCTCTGGGCATAGCACCAGATGGGCCAGGCCCTGAGTCAGGGCAGCAGCTGGGACAGGGCCTGGATGACTCAG GAAATCTGCTCTCCCCGGCCCCCATGGACTGGGACATGCTGATGGAACCCCCCTTCTTATTCACAGCTATGCCCCACAACGGGGAATCAGCCtctccagcagtggaactgcctcctcaggctccacgctgccacgTGGTGATCCGAGCCCTGTGTGGGGAGCAGCCTATGTGCTGGGAGGTGGGTGTTGGGCTAGAGACACTATGGGGACCTAGTGATGGCTCACTGCCTCCGTCACCCCCTCAAAGAGAAAGTGCTTGGGACCAAGCACTCCATCGGCTGACAGCAGCCTCCGTGGTCCGGGACAATGAGCAGCTGGCTCTCCGTGGAGGGGCTGAGGCCATGGCTGACCAAG GCCATGCCCGGAGGTCCTGGCTCCGAGCCCTTCAGACGAGCAAGGtcagctctgccccttcctgcttcaCCTGCCCCGTAGCTGTGGATGCTACCACCAGGGAGGTCCTACCCTCAGCCCTGCAGGTGCGGAGCTCAG AGCTAGCTGAGCCCCCAAGCACTTCTGCCTCTCAAGGCCAACTAGATGCAACTCCTCTGCCTACAGCTGTCCACGCTAAAG GACTTCAGGGAGGCTCTGTGGTAGGTGGCTGGAACCCAGACCAAAATGGCAACTCCAAGTCAGTCACCAGAAGTCCTCATCGCCTgcccccccagcctccctctaGGCTCAGCCTGGGCGGTGGGAGGGCCAAAGGCTCTGACAGCCACAGACCCTGCAGCACCAACCGGGGCCAGGCTGGCGACAGCAACAGTAAAGGCAGCGACCACGACTACTTGCCCTTG GTGCGGCTGCAGGAGGCACCTGGCTCCTTCCGCCTAGACGCACCCTTCTGTGCAGCAGTACACATCCCTCGGGAGCGCCTGTGCCGCGCTTCGCCCTTTGCTGCGCACCGCGCCAGCCTCAGCCCCACCTCGGCCTCCTCTCCCTGGGCACTTCTGGGGCCTGGTGTTGGCCAGGGTGACAGTGCCACGGCCTCCTGCAGCCCGTCCCCCAGCTCAGGCTCTGAGGGTCCAGGCCAGGTGGACAGCGGACGGGGTTCAGACACTGAGGCCTCAGAGGGCGCAGAAGGGCCCAGAGGTGCGGACCTGCGGGGCCGGACCTGGGCCACCGCCGTGGCGCTCGCCTGGCTGGAGCACCGCTGTGCTGCTGCCTTCGGCGAGTGGGAACTGGCAGCAGCTAAAGCTGACTGTTGGCTACGGGCCCAGCACCTACCTGATGGTCTTGACCTAGCTGCCCTCAAAGCTGCAGCCCGGGGTCTCTTCCTGCTGCTGCGCCACTGGGACCAGAACCTGCAGCTACACCTGCTGTGCTACAGCCCCGCAAACATGTGA
- the VWA5B2 gene encoding von Willebrand factor A domain-containing protein 5B2 isoform X6: protein MLVTGPCLLAGLESPSHALRADAPPHASSAATICVTLAEGHHCDRSLEILLHPSEPHQPHLMLEAGSLSSAEYEAQVRARRDFQRLQRRDSDGDRQVWFLQRRFHKDILLNPVLVLSFCPDLSSKPGNLGTATRELLFLLDGSSIAHKDAIVLAVKSLPPQTLINLAMFGTSVRPLFPESRPCSDDTVRLLCENIETLQAESGPPDVLAALNWAMGQPQHKARPRQLFLLTAASPVAAATHQTLELMRWHRGAARCFSFGLGPACHQLLQGLSALSRGQAYFPRPGERLQPMLVQALRKALEPALSDISVDWFVPDAVEALLTPREIPALYPGDQLLGYCSLFRVDGFRSRAPGGQEPGWQSLGGSVFPSPEEAPSATSPGTEPTGTSEPLGTGTVSAELSSLWAAGDSEQTGTEALTDPVTDPGPNPSSDTAIWRRIFQSSYIREQYVLTHCSASPEPGPGSTGSSESPGSQGPGSPEGTAPLHPPSQQGCRSLAWGEPAGSHSCPLPLPPMAPVKPGALSAEVLGRRRRAALAGRSLSSPPGQVNPVPGRLWHPSLGIAPDGPGPESGQQLGQGLDDSGNLLSPAPMDWDMLMEPPFLFTAMPHNGESASPAVELPPQAPRCHVVIRALCGEQPMCWEVGVGLETLWGPSDGSLPPSPPQRESAWDQALHRLTAASVVRDNEQLALRGGAEAMADQGHARRSWLRALQTSKVSSAPSCFTCPVAVDATTREVLPSALQVRSSELAEPPSTSASQGQLDATPLPTAVHAKGLQGGSVVGGWNPDQNGNSKSVTRSPHRLPPQPPSRLSLGGGRAKGSDSHRPCSTNRGQAGDSNSKGSDHDYLPLVRLQEAPGSFRLDAPFCAAVHIPRERLCRASPFAAHRASLSPTSASSPWALLGPGVGQGDSATASCSPSPSSGSEGPGQVDSGRGSDTEASEGAEGPRGADLRGRTWATAVALAWLEHRCAAAFGEWELAAAKADCWLRAQHLPDGLDLAALKAAARGLFLLLRHWDQNLQLHLLCYSPANM, encoded by the exons ATGCTGGTCACTGGGCCATGCCTGCTAGCAG gccTGGAGAGCCCTTCTCATGCTCTGCGGGCAGATGCCCCACCTCATGCCAGCTCCGCAGCCACCATCTGTGTCACATTAGCAGAGGGCCACCACTGTGACCGGTCATTGGAGATCCTGCTGCACCCCAGTG AGCCCCACCAGCCACACCTGATGCTAGAGGCCGGCAGCCTGAGCTCAGCAGAATATGAGGCCCAGGTGAGGGCCCGCCGGGACTTCCAGAGGCTACAGCGAAGGGACAGTGATGGGGACCGGCAG GTGTGGTTCCTGCAACGACGCTTCCACAAGGACATCCTGTTAAACCCCGTGCTGGTGCTGAGCTTCTGCCCGGACCTGAGCTCTAAGCCTGGAAACCTGGGCACAGCCACACGGGAGCTTCTCTTCCTGCTGGATGGCAGCAGCATAGCGCACAAG gATGCCATTGTTTTGGCTGTGAAGTCACTGCCACCACAAACGCTCATCAACCTGGCCATGTTTGGCACGTCGGTGCGGCCCCTCTTCCCAGAGAGCCGGCCTTGCAGTGAT GACACTGTGCGGCTGCTCTGTGAGAACATTGAGACCCTGCAGGCTGAGAGTGGTCCCCCAGATGTGCTGGCTGCCCTGAACTGGGCCATGGGGCAGCCCCAGCACAAGGCCCGCCCTCGGCAGCTCTTCCTCCTGACTGCTGCCTCGCCCGTGGCCGCTGCTACCCATCAAACCCTGGAGCTCATGAGGTGGCACAGGGGGGCAGCCAG GTGCTTCTCCTTTGGGCTGGGGCCTGCCTGCCACCAGCTGCTCCAGGGGCTGTCTGCCCTCAGCAGGGGCCAGGCCTACTTCCCAAGGCCTGGGGAGAGGCTGCAGCCCATG CTGGTGCAGGCTCTCCGGAAggcactggagcctgctttgagtgaCATCTCTGTGGACTGGTTTGTGCCTGATGCGGTGGAGGCACTGCTGACCCCCCGGGAGATCCCAGCACTCTACCCTGGGGACCAGCTGCTCGGTTACTGCTCACTCTTCAGGGTGGATGGCTTCCGGTCCCGTGCCCCAGGG GGCCAAGAACCCGGCTGGCAGAGCTTGGGAGGCTCCGTGTTCCCATCCCCAGAGGAGGCACCATCTGCCACCAGTCCTGGCACTGAGCCCACTGGCACCTCGGAGCCGTTAGGAACGGGCACTGTGTCAGCAGAGCTGTCCAGCCTGTGGGCTGCTGGGGACTCAGAGCAGA CAGGTACTGAGGCTTTGACAGACCCAGTCACAGACCCTGGACCCAATCCCTCCTCTGACACAGCCATATGGCGCCGCATCTTCCAGTCATCGTACATCCGGGAGCAGTATGTGCTCACTCACTGctctgccagcccagagccaggtCCAGGCTCCACAGGCAGCAGCGAGTCCCCTGGCTCCCAGGGCCCTGGCTCCCCTGAGGGCACTGCTCCCCTGCATCCCCCTTCTCAGCAGGGCTGCCGCAGCCTGGCCTGGGGAGAACCTGCAGGCTCCcactcctgccccctgcctctaCCCCCAATGGCTCCAGTCAAG CCTGGGGCCTTGAGTGCTGAGGTGCTGGGTCGTCGACGCAGAGCAGCTCTGGCTGGCCGGAGCCTCTCATCTCCCCCAGGCCAGGTGAACCCAGTCCCTGGCCGTCTCTGGCACCCCTCTCTGGGCATAGCACCAGATGGGCCAGGCCCTGAGTCAGGGCAGCAGCTGGGACAGGGCCTGGATGACTCAG GAAATCTGCTCTCCCCGGCCCCCATGGACTGGGACATGCTGATGGAACCCCCCTTCTTATTCACAGCTATGCCCCACAACGGGGAATCAGCCtctccagcagtggaactgcctcctcaggctccacgctgccacgTGGTGATCCGAGCCCTGTGTGGGGAGCAGCCTATGTGCTGGGAGGTGGGTGTTGGGCTAGAGACACTATGGGGACCTAGTGATGGCTCACTGCCTCCGTCACCCCCTCAAAGAGAAAGTGCTTGGGACCAAGCACTCCATCGGCTGACAGCAGCCTCCGTGGTCCGGGACAATGAGCAGCTGGCTCTCCGTGGAGGGGCTGAGGCCATGGCTGACCAAG GCCATGCCCGGAGGTCCTGGCTCCGAGCCCTTCAGACGAGCAAGGtcagctctgccccttcctgcttcaCCTGCCCCGTAGCTGTGGATGCTACCACCAGGGAGGTCCTACCCTCAGCCCTGCAGGTGCGGAGCTCAG AGCTAGCTGAGCCCCCAAGCACTTCTGCCTCTCAAGGCCAACTAGATGCAACTCCTCTGCCTACAGCTGTCCACGCTAAAG GACTTCAGGGAGGCTCTGTGGTAGGTGGCTGGAACCCAGACCAAAATGGCAACTCCAAGTCAGTCACCAGAAGTCCTCATCGCCTgcccccccagcctccctctaGGCTCAGCCTGGGCGGTGGGAGGGCCAAAGGCTCTGACAGCCACAGACCCTGCAGCACCAACCGGGGCCAGGCTGGCGACAGCAACAGTAAAGGCAGCGACCACGACTACTTGCCCTTG GTGCGGCTGCAGGAGGCACCTGGCTCCTTCCGCCTAGACGCACCCTTCTGTGCAGCAGTACACATCCCTCGGGAGCGCCTGTGCCGCGCTTCGCCCTTTGCTGCGCACCGCGCCAGCCTCAGCCCCACCTCGGCCTCCTCTCCCTGGGCACTTCTGGGGCCTGGTGTTGGCCAGGGTGACAGTGCCACGGCCTCCTGCAGCCCGTCCCCCAGCTCAGGCTCTGAGGGTCCAGGCCAGGTGGACAGCGGACGGGGTTCAGACACTGAGGCCTCAGAGGGCGCAGAAGGGCCCAGAGGTGCGGACCTGCGGGGCCGGACCTGGGCCACCGCCGTGGCGCTCGCCTGGCTGGAGCACCGCTGTGCTGCTGCCTTCGGCGAGTGGGAACTGGCAGCAGCTAAAGCTGACTGTTGGCTACGGGCCCAGCACCTACCTGATGGTCTTGACCTAGCTGCCCTCAAAGCTGCAGCCCGGGGTCTCTTCCTGCTGCTGCGCCACTGGGACCAGAACCTGCAGCTACACCTGCTGTGCTACAGCCCCGCAAACATGTGA
- the VWA5B2 gene encoding von Willebrand factor A domain-containing protein 5B2 isoform X2, whose protein sequence is MPGLYCPSSWTPLPLTDSWVRACANGPCLSLRARLTYHNPQPQPVDGVFVYPLAEAEVVSGFEAEAAGRRVSFQLQSRRRSQAACCRALGPGLGASTPRRCAQGHLVLDLAQARSTLVLPTGLINAAGTMTVTLRSSRELPSRPDGVLHVALPSVLTPLASPGPPGPPRPPGLCDDRLGLCPTSCFGVGSPQEEGLAWEEPAAPPDVFSGPARCPAPYTFSFEMLVTGPCLLAGLESPSHALRADAPPHASSAATICVTLAEGHHCDRSLEILLHPSEPHQPHLMLEAGSLSSAEYEAQVRARRDFQRLQRRDSDGDRQVWFLQRRFHKDILLNPVLVLSFCPDLSSKPGNLGTATRELLFLLDGSSIAHKDAIVLAVKSLPPQTLINLAMFGTSVRPLFPESRPCSDDTVRLLCENIETLQAESGPPDVLAALNWAMGQPQHKARPRQLFLLTAASPVAAATHQTLELMRWHRGAARCFSFGLGPACHQLLQGLSALSRGQAYFPRPGERLQPMLVQALRKALEPALSDISVDWFVPDAVEALLTPREIPALYPGDQLLGYCSLFRVDGFRSRAPGGQEPGWQSLGGSVFPSPEEAPSATSPGTEPTGTSEPLGTGTVSAELSSLWAAGDSEQSTEALTDPVTDPGPNPSSDTAIWRRIFQSSYIREQYVLTHCSASPEPGPGSTGSSESPGSQGPGSPEGTAPLHPPSQQGCRSLAWGEPAGSHSCPLPLPPMAPVKPGALSAEVLGRRRRAALAGRSLSSPPGQVNPVPGRLWHPSLGIAPDGPGPESGQQLGQGLDDSGNLLSPAPMDWDMLMEPPFLFTAMPHNGESASPAVELPPQAPRCHVVIRALCGEQPMCWEVGVGLETLWGPSDGSLPPSPPQRESAWDQALHRLTAASVVRDNEQLALRGGAEAMADQGHARRSWLRALQTSKVSSAPSCFTCPVAVDATTREVLPSALQVRSSELAEPPSTSASQGQLDATPLPTAVHAKGLQGGSVVGGWNPDQNGNSKSVTRSPHRLPPQPPSRLSLGGGRAKGSDSHRPCSTNRGQAGDSNSKGSDHDYLPLVRLQEAPGSFRLDAPFCAAVHIPRERLCRASPFAAHRASLSPTSASSPWALLGPGVGQGDSATASCSPSPSSGSEGPGQVDSGRGSDTEASEGAEGPRGADLRGRTWATAVALAWLEHRCAAAFGEWELAAAKADCWLRAQHLPDGLDLAALKAAARGLFLLLRHWDQNLQLHLLCYSPANM, encoded by the exons GTCATCTTGTGTTGGATCTGGCCCAGGCCCGGTCCACACTGGTGCTGCCCACAGGCCTCATCAACGCGGCCGGCACCATGACAGTGACCCTGCGCAGCAGCCGGGAGTTGCCCTCAAGGCCTGATGGGGTGCTGCACGTGGCTCTGCCCTCTGTGCTCACCCCACTGGCCTCACCAGGCCCACCGGGGCCCCCCAGGCCTCCGGGGCTCTGTGACGACAGGTTGGGCCTATG CCCTACCAGCTGCTTCGGGGTGGGCAGCCCTCAGGAGGAAGGGCTGGCCTGGGAGGAGCCAGCGGCCCCTCCGGATGTGTTCTCAGGCCCTGCCCGCTGCCCTGCCCCGTACACCTTCTCCTTCGAGATGCTGGTCACTGGGCCATGCCTGCTAGCAG gccTGGAGAGCCCTTCTCATGCTCTGCGGGCAGATGCCCCACCTCATGCCAGCTCCGCAGCCACCATCTGTGTCACATTAGCAGAGGGCCACCACTGTGACCGGTCATTGGAGATCCTGCTGCACCCCAGTG AGCCCCACCAGCCACACCTGATGCTAGAGGCCGGCAGCCTGAGCTCAGCAGAATATGAGGCCCAGGTGAGGGCCCGCCGGGACTTCCAGAGGCTACAGCGAAGGGACAGTGATGGGGACCGGCAG GTGTGGTTCCTGCAACGACGCTTCCACAAGGACATCCTGTTAAACCCCGTGCTGGTGCTGAGCTTCTGCCCGGACCTGAGCTCTAAGCCTGGAAACCTGGGCACAGCCACACGGGAGCTTCTCTTCCTGCTGGATGGCAGCAGCATAGCGCACAAG gATGCCATTGTTTTGGCTGTGAAGTCACTGCCACCACAAACGCTCATCAACCTGGCCATGTTTGGCACGTCGGTGCGGCCCCTCTTCCCAGAGAGCCGGCCTTGCAGTGAT GACACTGTGCGGCTGCTCTGTGAGAACATTGAGACCCTGCAGGCTGAGAGTGGTCCCCCAGATGTGCTGGCTGCCCTGAACTGGGCCATGGGGCAGCCCCAGCACAAGGCCCGCCCTCGGCAGCTCTTCCTCCTGACTGCTGCCTCGCCCGTGGCCGCTGCTACCCATCAAACCCTGGAGCTCATGAGGTGGCACAGGGGGGCAGCCAG GTGCTTCTCCTTTGGGCTGGGGCCTGCCTGCCACCAGCTGCTCCAGGGGCTGTCTGCCCTCAGCAGGGGCCAGGCCTACTTCCCAAGGCCTGGGGAGAGGCTGCAGCCCATG CTGGTGCAGGCTCTCCGGAAggcactggagcctgctttgagtgaCATCTCTGTGGACTGGTTTGTGCCTGATGCGGTGGAGGCACTGCTGACCCCCCGGGAGATCCCAGCACTCTACCCTGGGGACCAGCTGCTCGGTTACTGCTCACTCTTCAGGGTGGATGGCTTCCGGTCCCGTGCCCCAGGG GGCCAAGAACCCGGCTGGCAGAGCTTGGGAGGCTCCGTGTTCCCATCCCCAGAGGAGGCACCATCTGCCACCAGTCCTGGCACTGAGCCCACTGGCACCTCGGAGCCGTTAGGAACGGGCACTGTGTCAGCAGAGCTGTCCAGCCTGTGGGCTGCTGGGGACTCAGAGCAGA GTACTGAGGCTTTGACAGACCCAGTCACAGACCCTGGACCCAATCCCTCCTCTGACACAGCCATATGGCGCCGCATCTTCCAGTCATCGTACATCCGGGAGCAGTATGTGCTCACTCACTGctctgccagcccagagccaggtCCAGGCTCCACAGGCAGCAGCGAGTCCCCTGGCTCCCAGGGCCCTGGCTCCCCTGAGGGCACTGCTCCCCTGCATCCCCCTTCTCAGCAGGGCTGCCGCAGCCTGGCCTGGGGAGAACCTGCAGGCTCCcactcctgccccctgcctctaCCCCCAATGGCTCCAGTCAAG CCTGGGGCCTTGAGTGCTGAGGTGCTGGGTCGTCGACGCAGAGCAGCTCTGGCTGGCCGGAGCCTCTCATCTCCCCCAGGCCAGGTGAACCCAGTCCCTGGCCGTCTCTGGCACCCCTCTCTGGGCATAGCACCAGATGGGCCAGGCCCTGAGTCAGGGCAGCAGCTGGGACAGGGCCTGGATGACTCAG GAAATCTGCTCTCCCCGGCCCCCATGGACTGGGACATGCTGATGGAACCCCCCTTCTTATTCACAGCTATGCCCCACAACGGGGAATCAGCCtctccagcagtggaactgcctcctcaggctccacgctgccacgTGGTGATCCGAGCCCTGTGTGGGGAGCAGCCTATGTGCTGGGAGGTGGGTGTTGGGCTAGAGACACTATGGGGACCTAGTGATGGCTCACTGCCTCCGTCACCCCCTCAAAGAGAAAGTGCTTGGGACCAAGCACTCCATCGGCTGACAGCAGCCTCCGTGGTCCGGGACAATGAGCAGCTGGCTCTCCGTGGAGGGGCTGAGGCCATGGCTGACCAAG GCCATGCCCGGAGGTCCTGGCTCCGAGCCCTTCAGACGAGCAAGGtcagctctgccccttcctgcttcaCCTGCCCCGTAGCTGTGGATGCTACCACCAGGGAGGTCCTACCCTCAGCCCTGCAGGTGCGGAGCTCAG AGCTAGCTGAGCCCCCAAGCACTTCTGCCTCTCAAGGCCAACTAGATGCAACTCCTCTGCCTACAGCTGTCCACGCTAAAG GACTTCAGGGAGGCTCTGTGGTAGGTGGCTGGAACCCAGACCAAAATGGCAACTCCAAGTCAGTCACCAGAAGTCCTCATCGCCTgcccccccagcctccctctaGGCTCAGCCTGGGCGGTGGGAGGGCCAAAGGCTCTGACAGCCACAGACCCTGCAGCACCAACCGGGGCCAGGCTGGCGACAGCAACAGTAAAGGCAGCGACCACGACTACTTGCCCTTG GTGCGGCTGCAGGAGGCACCTGGCTCCTTCCGCCTAGACGCACCCTTCTGTGCAGCAGTACACATCCCTCGGGAGCGCCTGTGCCGCGCTTCGCCCTTTGCTGCGCACCGCGCCAGCCTCAGCCCCACCTCGGCCTCCTCTCCCTGGGCACTTCTGGGGCCTGGTGTTGGCCAGGGTGACAGTGCCACGGCCTCCTGCAGCCCGTCCCCCAGCTCAGGCTCTGAGGGTCCAGGCCAGGTGGACAGCGGACGGGGTTCAGACACTGAGGCCTCAGAGGGCGCAGAAGGGCCCAGAGGTGCGGACCTGCGGGGCCGGACCTGGGCCACCGCCGTGGCGCTCGCCTGGCTGGAGCACCGCTGTGCTGCTGCCTTCGGCGAGTGGGAACTGGCAGCAGCTAAAGCTGACTGTTGGCTACGGGCCCAGCACCTACCTGATGGTCTTGACCTAGCTGCCCTCAAAGCTGCAGCCCGGGGTCTCTTCCTGCTGCTGCGCCACTGGGACCAGAACCTGCAGCTACACCTGCTGTGCTACAGCCCCGCAAACATGTGA